The nucleotide sequence GTGCATGATGATGTAATTGACAATTCGGATATGCGCCGTGGACGGGAGACAGTGAAAGCACAGTGGAACAACCGTGTGGCAATGTATACAGGTAATTTTATATTTGCACGTGCATTACAATATGTAACAAGCATAGAAAATCCAAGAGCCCATCAAATATTAGCGAAAACAATGGTTGAGCTAGTAAATGGTGAAGTCATTCAAATTGAGGATAAGTTTCGTTTAGATCAAAGTTTGAAAGATTACTTCCGACGTATTAAACGTAAAACAGCTTTACTGATTGAATCGAGTTGTGAACTTGGAGCAGTCGTAAGTGGTGCCGATGAAAAAACAGCAAGGCACTTAAAGCGCTACGGTTATTTTGTTGGGATGAGCTTTCAAATAGTAGATGATATATTAGATTTTACAGCGACAGACAAACAGCTCGGGAAACCGGCTGGCAGTGATTTAATGAACGGTAATGTCACATTGCCGATATTGTTGATGAAAGATGATCCGCAGCTTGCCCCTTATTTGACGAAAGTGGCAGAAGCAGGATTAACGGAAGAAGAGCGTCAAAGTATGCTGGCACTAGTTCGGAATTCGGAAGCAATAAAAGAAGCAACCCATATTAGTAATTTGTATTTAAAAAAAGCATTAAAAGAGATCGAAGCATTGCCAAAGCACCCAATGAAGAAAAAACTGCGTGATATTGCGCTGTTTATGGGTAAGAGAAAATCTTAAAATAATCTAGCCAATTTATGGGCAAATCTAATATTTGTTGCAGTATGAGTAGGATTTTGGTAATATTTATCGGTAGGTGTAAAACCTTTTACTCAAATTTAAGGAGTGTTTATAATGGCAATCGAAAAAACATTTTTAATGGTTAAACCAGATGGCGTAGAACGTCAAGTAATCGGAGATATCGTTGATCGTTTTGAGCGTCGCGGTTTCGTAATGCGCGGAGCAAAATTAATGGTACCAACTCGTGATTTAGCTGAAAAACACTATGCAGAACACGCTGAGCGTCCTTTCTTCGGTGAATTAGTAGACTTCATCACTTCAGGCCCAGTATTCGGTATGGTTTGGGAAGGCGAAAACGTTATCCAATTATCTCGTATCATGATGGGTGCTACAAAGCCAGAAGAATCAGCTCCTGGTACAATCCGCGGTGACTACGCTGTAACTTTATCACACAACGTAATCCACGGTTCTGACTCTTTAGCTTCTGCTGAGCGTGAAATCGGTTTATGGTTCCCAGAAGGAATCGCTGAATAATTAAACTTACAGAAAAGCTATCACTTTTAAGTGGTAGCTTTTTTTATATGGAACAGGAAAAACATGGACTATTAATGGTATAATAAATCGGAATAATGAAACTATTTTTAGAATACATACGTATTAAAAGTAACGATTGAAACTAGTAGAAAGGGTGACATCCATGTTCTGGGTAATGATTACAATAGTCGCTGTAGTAGGGATTTTAACGGATACGTACACGAAAAATAAAAATATTGAACTAAAACGTCT is from Solibacillus isronensis and encodes:
- the ndk gene encoding nucleoside-diphosphate kinase; this encodes MAIEKTFLMVKPDGVERQVIGDIVDRFERRGFVMRGAKLMVPTRDLAEKHYAEHAERPFFGELVDFITSGPVFGMVWEGENVIQLSRIMMGATKPEESAPGTIRGDYAVTLSHNVIHGSDSLASAEREIGLWFPEGIAE
- the hepT gene encoding heptaprenyl diphosphate synthase component II gives rise to the protein MEKMKIKMLYADIKSDIEVIENELEQALNSSSHLLNDASVHLLQAGGKRIRPVFTLLSAKFGDYNIDRMKNIAVPLELIHMGSLVHDDVIDNSDMRRGRETVKAQWNNRVAMYTGNFIFARALQYVTSIENPRAHQILAKTMVELVNGEVIQIEDKFRLDQSLKDYFRRIKRKTALLIESSCELGAVVSGADEKTARHLKRYGYFVGMSFQIVDDILDFTATDKQLGKPAGSDLMNGNVTLPILLMKDDPQLAPYLTKVAEAGLTEEERQSMLALVRNSEAIKEATHISNLYLKKALKEIEALPKHPMKKKLRDIALFMGKRKS